CACCCTCGTCGAGGAAGATCTCCGCGATCGTGCGGCCCCGGGCGGCGACGATGTCGTCGTCGGTGTCCCGGTAGCCCACCCCCAGCCGCTGGGCCAGCAACCGCCCGACGGTGGACTTGCCCACCCCCATCGGCCCCACCAGCACCAGCACCGCCACCGCACTCACCGGATGCGCAGACTGTCGAGGTAGGAACGCACATTGCGGCGGGTCTCGGGCACACTGTCCCCACCGAACTTCTCCGCCACCGCATCGGCCAGCACCAGCGCCACCATCGCCTCGGCGACGATCCCCGCGGCCGGCACCGCACACACATCCGACCGCTGGTGATGGGCCTGCGCCGCCTCCCCCGTGCGCACGTCCACCGTCGCAAGCGCCCGCGGCACCGTCGCGATCGGCTTCATCGCCGCCCGCACCCGCAGCACCTCACCCGTGCTCAGACCCCCCTCGGTACCACCCGAGCGCCCCGAAGCACGCCGGATGCCCTGCGCCGTGCCCACGATCTCGTCATGCGCCTTCGACCCCGGCACCCGGGCCAGCGCGAACCCGTCACCGACCTCCACACCCTTGATCGCCTGGATCCCCATCAAAGCAGCCGCCAGCCGCGCATCCAGCCGCCGGTCCCAGTGCACGTGCGACCCCAGCCCCACCGGCACCCCATAGGCCAGGACCTCCACCACCCCGCCCAGCGTGTCCCCCTCCCGGTGCGCCCGGTCGATCTCGGCGACCATCGCCTTGGACGCCCCGGCATCCAAACAGCGCACCGGATCCGCATCCAGCCTCTCCACATCGGCCGGCACCGGACACACCCCGTACGGCGCCCTGGCCGAAGCCAGCTCCACCACATGGGAGACCACCTCGACCCCGGCCGTCTCCTTCAGATAGGAACGCGCCACCGCACCCAGCGCCACCCGCGCGGCGGTCTCCCGCGCCGACGCCCGCTCCAGGACCGGACGCGCCTCGTCGAACCCGTACTTCTGCATACCCGCCAGATCCGCGTGCCCCGGACGCGGCCGGGTCAACGCGGCATTGCGCGCCAAAGCCCCCAACACCTCCGGATCGACCGGATCGGCCGCCATCACCTGCTCCCACTTGGGCCACTCGGTGTTGCCCACCATCACCGCCACCGGCGAACCGATCGTCAACCCGTGCCGGACACCACCCAGGAACGTGACCTCATCGCGCTCGAACTTCATCCGCGCACCACGGCCGTACCCCAACCGCCGCCGCGCCAGATGATCCGCCACCATCTCCGTGGTGACCGGCACGCCGGCGGGAAGACCCTCCAGCGTCGCGACGAGTGCGGGACCGTGGGACTCCCCCGCGGTCAGCCAACGCAGCCTGCTCAACGGTGCTCCTCCGTCATGTCGGTGGTACGGGCGGGAAATTGCGTGAATGCGTCACCGGAATGGAATGCGAAGCCCATCGTGCATTCCGCCGCCGGGCGGAATCGCCGGCACGGTCGCGGCGGGAAAGGACAACCGGCGCGGGAGCGCGGGACCGCTGTGCGAGGGCCGCCGGGCCCGTGGATCGACCGCGTAGCCGCTGCCACGCGATCCGCGTGACCGGCCGGGCCCGCGCCGTGCCGCCGCAATGTTAACGTGCGCCCTTCCGGGGCGCGGGTGTGCAACAAACTGCACCACAACTTGCTGCACCGGACGGCGATGGCGGACCGCGCGCTCCGAAAGGCAAGCTGCTTGTCGTGAATTCCTGCGGCGTCACCGGTTCGGCCGGGGCGTTCCGACGGAGACCGAAGAGCTGCCCGTAGCCCCTTTCAGTCGAGGGAAACAGGATCACCATGCCCACTACCCCCGCCCTTTCCCTGCCCGCCAAAGGAGCACCGTTCACGCTGACCGCCATCGAACGGCGCCCGCTGCGCGCCAACGACGTCCGGATCGACATCGCGTTCTGCGGCATCTGCCACACCGATCTGCACTTCGGCCACGACGACTGGGGCGGGACGTTCTTCCCCCTCGTGCCCGGACACGAGATCACCGGAGTGGTCCGCGAGGTCGGCGAGGCGGTCACCGCCTTCGCACCGGGGGACCGGGTGGGGGTGGGCTGCATGGTCGGCTCCTGCGGGAAGTGCGCCCCCTGCGCGGCGGGCGAGGAGCAGTACTGCGTCGAGGGCTTCGTCAAGACCTACTCGGCCCGCGACCACGACGGATCGGTGACGCAGGGCGGTTACAGCCGGTCCATCGTGGTGGCGGAGCACTTCGTGCTGCGCATCCCCGACGCGCTCGAACTGGACGGCGCGGCCCCACTGCTGTGCGCGGGCGTCACCGTCTACTCCCCCCTGCGCCGCCTGCGCACGGGTGCGGGCATGCGGGTCGGTGTCCTCGGCATGGGCGGCCTCGGACATCTCGGCGTAAAGATCGCCGCGGTCATGGGGGCCGAGGTCACGCTGCTGGGCCGGTCGCCGGAGAAGCGGGACGACGCCCTGGCTTTCGGTGCCGCACGGTTCGTGGACACGCGTGACAACGGACAACTCGCGGGCCTCACCGGCTACTTCGACCTGCTCCTCAACACGGTGCCGGCCCCCCTCGACCTGGACGCCTGGCTGGGGCTGCTCGGCCTGGGGGGCACGCTCGTCAACGTCGGGGCCCCCGCCGACCCGGTCGCCTCGTACAACACGTTCTCACTTCTGGCCGCCCGCCGCGGCATCGTGGGCTCCTCCATCGGCGGCATCCGCGAGACGCAGGAGACGCTCGACTTCTGCGCGAGGCACGGCATCACCGCGGAGATCGAGCGGATTCCGGCGGCCCGGGTCCCGCAGGCCTGGGAGAACCTGTCCGACGCCCGCTACCGGTACGTCATCGACATCGCCACGCTCGGCACGCCCTGACCCCCGGGGCCCCGGCCGGGCGGCACGGCACGCGGGGCGGGCGCTGCGCCCGGCAGCCGCCCGCCGAACACCCTCCGCTCCCCGCCGGGTCCGTCGGCGGACGCCCCGGCCGCAGCACGCGTCACGCCACCGGTCCGCGTCACGCGGCCGCCTCCCGGCTCCGGTGGCATCGCTCCTTCCCCCTCTTCACCGCGCGGTACGCGGCCGGCGCCGGCCCCCGTCCGTCCCGCACTCCCCATGGGCCGTACACCGTCCCGTTCCGGTCGAGCCGGGTCCGGCACTGCTCCGGCCGGTTCCGAACACAGCAGTTACGGAGGCATATCGCATGTCAGTCCAGCGAGTTCCCGTACTCGTCGCCGGTGGCGCCTACACCGGGCTCACCACAGCCCTGAGTCTTGCCGCACGGGGTGTGCGCCCCCTCCTGGTGGAGCGGCGTCCGGGTGCTTCCACGCTGCCGAAGGCGTGGGGTCTGAACACACGCTCCCAGGAACTGCTGCACACCCTGCCCGGTGTGGGCCGGCGCCTCGAGGCGGCCCTGGGGGACGCGCAGTGGCCCCGCATCAGCCACGGTGTCTGCCTGGCCGACCCCGAGCGGCGCTTCCTCGACCCGGAGGCCGGACAGCCCGACCCGCGGCAGCTCTCCCCGGTGCCACCGCTGGCCTGGATCTCACAGGCCCGGGTCGAGGAGATCCTCCGGGTCGGCGCCGAGGAGGCGGGCGCGGAACTGCGCCACGGCACCGAGGTGGTCGCCGTCGTCCAGGACGACGAGAAGGTCACCGCGACGCTCCGGGAGGTGTCCACCGGCCGGGAGTACGTGGTCGAGGCGGACTACCTGGTGGCGGCCGACGGGAACACGAGCCGGGTGCGGGACATGCTCGGCATCGCCGTCGAAGGCGGCGGGACGATCGGCCACATGTACATCATCACCTTCGAGGCCGACCTGACGCGGTACGTGAAGAAGGGGGCGGTCGAGGTCATCGGGATGCCGGGCAGCGGATCCAGCTTCATCCTGGACGGCTCCGAGCGGCACACCCTGTGGGTCGACTACTTCCCCGAGCGCGGTGAGACGCCGCAGGACTTCACCGAGGAGCGTTGCCTGGAGCGGATCCGCCGTGCCATCGGCGACCCCGGGATCGACGTCACCTTCGTCAACGCCCGCTTCTTCCCCATCAACCACAAACTGGCCGAACGGTTCCGCGACGGTCGTGTCTTCCTGGCCGGCGACTCCGCGCACGCCTGCCCGCCCAACGGAGGACAGGGCGGCAACCTCGCCATCCAGGACGCCTACGACCTGTCCTGGCGGCTGGCGCTGGTGCTCACCGGCGAGGCCGGCCCCGGCCTGCTGGACACGTACGAGACCGAGCGCCGCCCCGTCGTCAACATCACGCTGGAGCGTGAGGTCGAGCTGGCGAAGATCTCCGAGGGCCGCGTGCCCGCCAGTTACAACCCGGCCGACCCCAACGCCCCCATCCCCATGCCCAAGGAGTACCTCGGCTTCCGGTACCACTCCGCCGCGGTCCGCACCGAGGCCGACGACGACGGCAGCCTCCAGGAGGATCCGTGGCACCCCACCGGGCGTCCCGGGGGACGTGCCCCGCACGTCGTCCTGACCGAGGGCACGCGGGAGCTGTCCACGCACGACTTGTTCGGGCGCGGGTTCGTGCTGCTGGCGGGACAGGAGGCCCCTGACTGGGTCGTCGCCGCGGAGAAGGCCGCCGGCACGCTCGGGATCACCCTGGACGCGCACCGCATCGGCGAGCGCTTCACCGACCGCGACAACACCTGGTGCGACCGCTACGGCGTCGAACCGACGGGTGCCGTGCTGGTCCGTCCCGACGCCGTGGTGGCCTGGCGCGGCAGGAAGGCCGCGGACGATCCGGAGGGGGAGCTGACGGCGGCCCTCACGGCGGTACTCGCGCGCTGACCGGCCCGGGGGAGGGGCGCGCCCCGGCAGTCGCCGGGGGCGCGCAGAACGAGGGGCCGCGGGGCCGCTTCCCGCGGTCCCAGGCCGTCCCGAGCCGTGTCCGGCTCTCCCGGGCGGGGCCGGGACGGCCGCGCAGTCGGCCGGCCGGGGCCTACCACCGCACGGGTCGAGGGCCTTCCGGCCCGGCGCGGACGCCGCGATCCGCACCGGGCCGGAAGGCCCTCGACCCGTCATCGGCACGCCCGCGGGGCAACCGGCCGCAAGGGCGGGTGGACCGGCGTCGTCGCCGCACCGGAGCCCTGGGTGCCGAAGGGCCCGCCGACCGGCGGTACGGCGGTCGGCCGCCGGACGCCGCCCGGTTGCTCAGCCCGTGCCGCGGTCGGCCCCCGCCATCGCGGAGCCGGCCACGAGCATGTGGTCGCGCACCATCCAGCCGGCCTGGAACCGGCTCTGGGCTCCCAGGTCGCCGAACAACTCGGCGATGTACTTCCGGCACGTCCGCACGCCGATGCCCAGGCGCTTGGCCACCACCTCGTCCTTGTAGCCGGCGGCCAGCAGCTGCACGATCGCGGTCTTCGTCTCCTGGGTCAGGCACTCCGGGAGGCGGTTGTTGCCGCCCGTCCTCTCGAAGACGGCGCTGGTCGCCCAGGCGCTGACCACCATGTGCACCATGAACTCCACCAGGGCCTTGTGCTGGACCCTGTGCACCCTGTCCGTGTCCTCGTCGTCGAACAGGAAGGCCACGGAACGGTCGAACACGATCAGCGGCGGCAGGGACGCGGCGGTGGTCCGCACCTCGCCCCCCGAGGCGAAGATCCGCTCGGTGCACTCGCGCACCTCCGCGTCGTAGCGGGACAGGTGGGGCAGCAGCACCCGCACGCCGACCGCCGGTGCCAGCGGCTCGCCGTCCCGGCACACCACGTCCCGGGCGAGGGCGGAGGTTCCCCGGCCCAGGGGCTGCACGGCGAGCACCTCCTCGGTGCAGCGCCGCACGGCGACCGCGAGGGCGTCGCGGATGTCGGTCGCGCCCTCGACGGTGACCACGGGTCCGGGGCCTCCGTCCTCGTCGTGGGCGCAGAGGCCGGAGAGCGCGTCGAGCTGACTGCGCAGTTCCTCCAGCTGGGCCTGCCAGGCGTCGATGACGCCCGAGAGGGGTTTGGCGTAGTGGAGCCTGACGGTGTCCGGGTGCACCGCGGTCCAGTCGCTGCGGTCCTCCGCCCTGGACCGCGCCAGCTTCATCCGGCTCAACCGGGACAGCACGCGCTCCGTCCGGCCCGCACCCCATCCCAGGCTGCTCGCCACTCTGTCCGGCCGGGCCCCACCGGTGGTGATGAGGAACCGATAGGCCGCCAGTTCCTCGTCACCCATCTGCGGAACGATCTGGGCGATGTCCATGAGTCTTCCCCCTCACCTGCTGCGGCAACGGTAGGCAAAGGATAAACACGAGAGCACTTATGGACGCAAGTACATGTTTTCATGGAGAGCGCAAACGAGTAAATGTAACAAATGTCCGGCTATTGAGGGCTCGAAAACAGGTTTATGCGAAGAGTTGGGGGACATCCCGGGCGATTAATGGTCTCCGGTGTATTTTTGGATCCCACCTCGATGGATCGCCTGACTCGCCTTGGAGCTTGGAGTCGTACATGCGTACAGAGCTGTCGAGCACGATGCCCGTCGCCATCATCGGCATGGGGTGCCGGTTCCCGGGCATCGGGAGCGTCGACGACCTGTGGGACGTTCTCATCGACAACACCGACACGGTGACCCCGGTACCGCACGACCGCTTCGACGTCGACCACTGCCACGACACCTCTCCCATGACCCCCGGCCGGACCGTGTCCCGGCACGGCGGCTTCCTCACCGACCCCTTCGGCTTCGACGCGGCGTTCTTCGGCGTCTCGCCCGCGGAGGCGCGCGACATGGACCCGCAGCAGCGGCTTCTGCTGCACGTGGTGTGGGAAGCCCTCGAATCGGCCGGGATACGCCCCTCCCGGCTCGCGGGCAGCCGGAGCGGTGTGTTCGTCGGGCAGGCGACCTCCGAGTACGCGGACACCGATCCCCGTGCCGACGAGCCCGACGTCCACGGCATGGTCGGCAGCCGGCTGCGCGCCGTCACGGCCGGCCGCGTCTCCTACGCGCTCGACCTGCGCGGGCCGAGCGTCGTACTGGACACGGCATGCTCCTCGTCACTGGTCGCCGTGCACGCCGCACGGCAGAGCCTGCTCACCGGCGAGAGCGACCTGTGCGTCGCCGCCGGTGTCAACATCATCCTGTCCCCCCACGACTCCATCGCCTACTCCCAGGGGGACATGCTCTCGCCCGGGGGCCGTTGCCGGTTCGGTGACGCCCGTGCCGACGGGTTCGTCCGCAGCGAGGGCGTGGGCGTCGTGGTGCTCAAGCGGCTGGACGATGCGCTGCGGGACAACGACCCCGTGCGCGCCCTCCTGCTCGGCAGCGCGGTCACCAACGACGGCGCCGGCAGCGGGCTGCTGCTCCGCCCGTCCGTCGAGGGCCAGGCGGACATGCTGCGCGAGGCCTGCGCCAGTGCCGGCGTCAAACCCTCGGAACTCGACTACGTCGAAGCGCACGGTACCGGAACGCGGGTCGGGGACGCGGTGGAGCTCAGGGCGCTCGCCGAGTCGGCCGGGCAGGGGCGGGCCGCCGGGAGACCGCTGCTGACCGGGTCGGTCAAGACCAACATCGGTCACGCCGAGGCCGCGGCCGGCATCGCGGGCCTGATCAAGACGGTGCTGATCCTCCGGCACGGCGTCGTCCCGGCGTCGCTGCACCTGGACGAGCCGCACCCCCTGCTCGGTCAGGACGGCTTCCCGGTCCGCGTGGTGACCCGCAACCAGCCGCTGACCGCGGCCGGTCCCCGCGCCCTGCTCGGCGTCAGCTCCTTCGGCCTGTCCGGGACCAACGCCCACGTGGTCGTCGGCGCCCACGTCCCCGAACCCGCACCCGCCACCGACGACACCGTGACGGACACCGGCCCCCACCTGCTGGTGCTCAGCGCGCGGACGGCCGGCTCCCTCCGCCGCCTGGCCGCGGACTACGCGGCCTACCTCGGTCCCACCGGGGCCGGGCGCCGGCACCGGCTCCGCGACATCTGCGCGGCCGCTGCCACGGGGCGCGACCCCCACCCCCACCGGCTGTGGGTCGTGGGCGACGACCACGACTCGCTGTCCCGGCGGCTGCGCGCCCTCGCCGACGGCGAGACCCTCCCCGACGGGGGAACGGCGGACGCGGGATCGTCGTCCGACAGGCGGATCGTGTTCGTCTTCTCCGGGCAGGGGGCGCAGTGGGCGGGCATGGGCCGGACGCTGTACCGCTCCTCACCGGCCTTCCGGTCGGCACTGGACGCGTGCGACCGGGCCGTGCGCGGGGAACTCGGCTGGTCGGTCCTGGACCGGCTGACGTCCGACGCTGAGTTCCCCACGGACGTGGACGTCGTCCAGCCCGTCCTGTGGGCCGTGCAGGTCGCCCTCGCCGCCGCCTGGCGCGAACGCGGCGTGCAGCCGCACCTGTGCATGGGGCACAGCATGGGGGAGGTCGCGGCCGCGCACGTGTCGGGCGCCCTGTCCCTCGACGAGGCGGCCGCGGTGATCTGCCGGCGCAGCCGGCTGATGCAGCGCACGGCCGGCCGTGGCGCCATGCTCGTCGTCGAGCTCTCGGCCGCCCGGGCCCGGCAGCGCGCCGAGGCCTACGGCGACGCCGTGTGCGTGGCGGCCGAGAACGCCCCCACCACGACCGTCCTCGCGGGCGATCCCGCCTCCCTGGCCGCCCTGCGGACCGAGCTGGAACGGGACGGCGTCCTGTGCCGCCCGGTGAAGGTGAACGTGGCCTCCCACTCACCCCAGATGGATGCGGTGCGGGACGACCTGTTGCGGGAGCTGTCCGGACTCTCCCCGACGTCCGGCGGGACGGGCATGGTCTCCACCGTGTACGGCCACGAGGTCGAGGGCCCGCAGCTGACCGCCGCCTACTGGGTCGACAACCTGCGCCGTCCCGTGCGGTTCGCCGACGCGCTGCGCAGGGCGGCCCAGGGGACGGACAGCGTCTTCCTGGAGGTCGGCCCCCATCCCGTCCTGCTCGCCGCCATGGACGACACCCTCGGCGCGGCCGGCGTCGACACCGCCGCGGTGGCCTCGCTGTACCGCGCCGGTGACGAGCCCACCGAGCTGGCCCGGGCGGCCGGCCGGCTCTTCGCCCACGGCGGGTGGGTGGACTGGCGGCGGTGGTACGGCGGCGGCCCGCGGCACGTGCCGTCGCTCCCCACCTACTCCTGGGACGCGGTGCGGTACCGGCGCGATCCGGCCGTCCCCACGGCCGTCCAGCGGGCCGGCGCCCGCCAGGTGCGGCGGATCGACCTCGGGGCGTGGGGGGCGACCGCGGACTGGGGCGACGGCGTGGCGGTCCACGGGGTTGCGGCCGTGCCGCCCGTCGCCTACCTGGCGGCGATGCTGGAAACGGCGCAGGAGGCCGACCGCGGCGCGCCGCTGGAACTGCGGGACGTGCGGCTCGGGGACGCGTGCGTGCCCCTCGACGCGGCGGGCGACACGGTCCTGCACGTCGCGCTGGACGGACACCGGCAGGGCGGCGGTGCGGACCCCGCCGTGACGGTGCGGGCCTCGGTGCGGGGCGCCCCGGACTCCGTCCTGTGCGCCTCGGGACGGATCGTCAGGGCGGAGGGCGGCGGGGCCGGTCCCGTGGCCCCGGACACCCTCGACGCCGCGCTCGCACGGTGCCGGCACTACCTGGGAGCACAGGACTTCCCCCTGCTGGCCCGGCGCCACGGACACGACATCGCGGAACCGTTCCGGGGGCCGGAGCACCTGTGGCGGCGCGACGGCGAGGCCGTGGCCCGCGTGCGGCTGGCGAAACCCCTGCCGCACGTCGGCTGGGAGACGGGCCTGCAGACGATCCTGGCGGCACGGCCGGGAGCCGTGTCCGGCCGGGACGACGCCGCCCATGTCCCCGTGTCCTTCGACGCGGTCCGGTTCCACGCGGAACTGGAACCGGAGTTCTGGAGCCTGAGCACCGTGCGGGCCGAGGACGGCGGGGCCTTCCTCCTGGCCGACGTCCTGCTGATCGCGCCGGACCGCCGCGTCCTGGCGCGGTTCTCCGGCATCCGTCTGCGACGGCTCGCGCAGACGTCCCCCGCGGGCCCGCCGCTGGCGCGCGTGTCCGCGCTCGTGCCGGCCGTCACCCAGCGGTGCGCGGTGCCGCTCACCCACCTGGCCAGGAAGGTGGCCGGCGCGCTCGGCGCCGGAGCCGTCGCCAGGCCGCCGCGTCCCGCCGCGGCGCCCCGCTTCGCCGGGGACCGGACACCGGCGGCCGCGCGAACCGCCACGGACGCCCCCTCCCGCGCGTCCGCGCCCTCGTCCCGCCCCCGCCGTGCCGAGGACGCCGCGGAAGCCCTCGTCGAGTACTCCGCGGCCCTGCTGGGCATGCGCGCGTCGGACATCGACGAGCGGCTGTCCTTACGGGAACTCGGGCTCGACTCCCTCATGGCCACCCGGCTCCGCCAGCACCTGCAGCGCGGTCACGGCACGGAGATCACCGCCGGGCGGCTCCTGGGCACCGAGAGCATCGCCGACCTGCGCAGGAGTCTCGTCCGGCACGGCGCACAACCGTAGCTCGCGCGGTACGGGGGCGCGCGATGCCCGGCCCGGCCGCCCTGCGGGCAACCGCCGTGCGACCGTTGCCCCGCGGCAGCGGGGCAGCAGTAAAATTGCACCGTGGTATAAAAAACTGCCGCCGAATGCACGACGCTGCCCCGACGAGGCCGACCGGGCTCGGGCCCCCCACCCTCGCCGTCGGGGCATGCCACTCGGACTCGGTGAGTTCGACAGGAACAGGAGGGACGGAATGGACTCGCGCGCGACAACGCCGCCGCCGCCGGTCGGCCGCCGGGAACGCAACAAGCAACGGGTCAGGGAACGTCTCTACTTGGCTGCGATCGAGCTCTTCGTGGAGAAGGGGTACGACCACACCTCCATCGACGAAATCGCGGAACGGGCCGACGTGGCGCGTGGCACCTTCTTCAACTACTTCCAGCGCAAGGAAGACATCATCACCACCTGGGGGGAGAGGAGGCGCGCAGCGCTCGTGACGGGCCTCGACGAGGACAGCGTGTTCACGCCCAGTTCGATCGCGCGGCTCCACCGGTGCATGGCCGTGCTGGTCCGCATCAACCAGGAGGAGCCGCAGCTCACCACGGCCATGCTCACCGCCTGGGTGAAGGCGGGCCGGCCGATCCTGGAGGAGCCGTACG
This is a stretch of genomic DNA from Streptomyces sp. TG1A-8. It encodes these proteins:
- the aroC gene encoding chorismate synthase codes for the protein MSRLRWLTAGESHGPALVATLEGLPAGVPVTTEMVADHLARRRLGYGRGARMKFERDEVTFLGGVRHGLTIGSPVAVMVGNTEWPKWEQVMAADPVDPEVLGALARNAALTRPRPGHADLAGMQKYGFDEARPVLERASARETAARVALGAVARSYLKETAGVEVVSHVVELASARAPYGVCPVPADVERLDADPVRCLDAGASKAMVAEIDRAHREGDTLGGVVEVLAYGVPVGLGSHVHWDRRLDARLAAALMGIQAIKGVEVGDGFALARVPGSKAHDEIVGTAQGIRRASGRSGGTEGGLSTGEVLRVRAAMKPIATVPRALATVDVRTGEAAQAHHQRSDVCAVPAAGIVAEAMVALVLADAVAEKFGGDSVPETRRNVRSYLDSLRIR
- a CDS encoding NAD(P)-dependent alcohol dehydrogenase, encoding MPTTPALSLPAKGAPFTLTAIERRPLRANDVRIDIAFCGICHTDLHFGHDDWGGTFFPLVPGHEITGVVREVGEAVTAFAPGDRVGVGCMVGSCGKCAPCAAGEEQYCVEGFVKTYSARDHDGSVTQGGYSRSIVVAEHFVLRIPDALELDGAAPLLCAGVTVYSPLRRLRTGAGMRVGVLGMGGLGHLGVKIAAVMGAEVTLLGRSPEKRDDALAFGAARFVDTRDNGQLAGLTGYFDLLLNTVPAPLDLDAWLGLLGLGGTLVNVGAPADPVASYNTFSLLAARRGIVGSSIGGIRETQETLDFCARHGITAEIERIPAARVPQAWENLSDARYRYVIDIATLGTP
- a CDS encoding FAD-dependent monooxygenase; this encodes MSVQRVPVLVAGGAYTGLTTALSLAARGVRPLLVERRPGASTLPKAWGLNTRSQELLHTLPGVGRRLEAALGDAQWPRISHGVCLADPERRFLDPEAGQPDPRQLSPVPPLAWISQARVEEILRVGAEEAGAELRHGTEVVAVVQDDEKVTATLREVSTGREYVVEADYLVAADGNTSRVRDMLGIAVEGGGTIGHMYIITFEADLTRYVKKGAVEVIGMPGSGSSFILDGSERHTLWVDYFPERGETPQDFTEERCLERIRRAIGDPGIDVTFVNARFFPINHKLAERFRDGRVFLAGDSAHACPPNGGQGGNLAIQDAYDLSWRLALVLTGEAGPGLLDTYETERRPVVNITLEREVELAKISEGRVPASYNPADPNAPIPMPKEYLGFRYHSAAVRTEADDDGSLQEDPWHPTGRPGGRAPHVVLTEGTRELSTHDLFGRGFVLLAGQEAPDWVVAAEKAAGTLGITLDAHRIGERFTDRDNTWCDRYGVEPTGAVLVRPDAVVAWRGRKAADDPEGELTAALTAVLAR
- a CDS encoding type I polyketide synthase is translated as MRTELSSTMPVAIIGMGCRFPGIGSVDDLWDVLIDNTDTVTPVPHDRFDVDHCHDTSPMTPGRTVSRHGGFLTDPFGFDAAFFGVSPAEARDMDPQQRLLLHVVWEALESAGIRPSRLAGSRSGVFVGQATSEYADTDPRADEPDVHGMVGSRLRAVTAGRVSYALDLRGPSVVLDTACSSSLVAVHAARQSLLTGESDLCVAAGVNIILSPHDSIAYSQGDMLSPGGRCRFGDARADGFVRSEGVGVVVLKRLDDALRDNDPVRALLLGSAVTNDGAGSGLLLRPSVEGQADMLREACASAGVKPSELDYVEAHGTGTRVGDAVELRALAESAGQGRAAGRPLLTGSVKTNIGHAEAAAGIAGLIKTVLILRHGVVPASLHLDEPHPLLGQDGFPVRVVTRNQPLTAAGPRALLGVSSFGLSGTNAHVVVGAHVPEPAPATDDTVTDTGPHLLVLSARTAGSLRRLAADYAAYLGPTGAGRRHRLRDICAAAATGRDPHPHRLWVVGDDHDSLSRRLRALADGETLPDGGTADAGSSSDRRIVFVFSGQGAQWAGMGRTLYRSSPAFRSALDACDRAVRGELGWSVLDRLTSDAEFPTDVDVVQPVLWAVQVALAAAWRERGVQPHLCMGHSMGEVAAAHVSGALSLDEAAAVICRRSRLMQRTAGRGAMLVVELSAARARQRAEAYGDAVCVAAENAPTTTVLAGDPASLAALRTELERDGVLCRPVKVNVASHSPQMDAVRDDLLRELSGLSPTSGGTGMVSTVYGHEVEGPQLTAAYWVDNLRRPVRFADALRRAAQGTDSVFLEVGPHPVLLAAMDDTLGAAGVDTAAVASLYRAGDEPTELARAAGRLFAHGGWVDWRRWYGGGPRHVPSLPTYSWDAVRYRRDPAVPTAVQRAGARQVRRIDLGAWGATADWGDGVAVHGVAAVPPVAYLAAMLETAQEADRGAPLELRDVRLGDACVPLDAAGDTVLHVALDGHRQGGGADPAVTVRASVRGAPDSVLCASGRIVRAEGGGAGPVAPDTLDAALARCRHYLGAQDFPLLARRHGHDIAEPFRGPEHLWRRDGEAVARVRLAKPLPHVGWETGLQTILAARPGAVSGRDDAAHVPVSFDAVRFHAELEPEFWSLSTVRAEDGGAFLLADVLLIAPDRRVLARFSGIRLRRLAQTSPAGPPLARVSALVPAVTQRCAVPLTHLARKVAGALGAGAVARPPRPAAAPRFAGDRTPAAARTATDAPSRASAPSSRPRRAEDAAEALVEYSAALLGMRASDIDERLSLRELGLDSLMATRLRQHLQRGHGTEITAGRLLGTESIADLRRSLVRHGAQP
- a CDS encoding TetR/AcrR family transcriptional regulator; protein product: MAAIELFVEKGYDHTSIDEIAERADVARGTFFNYFQRKEDIITTWGERRRAALVTGLDEDSVFTPSSIARLHRCMAVLVRINQEEPQLTTAMLTAWVKAGRPILEEPYVAEVFARIVDSGMRQGELDPGMSPIIVGNVLRDVYLGALYRWANRSSGTTTSLAEELQQILRLLLGGMTGTKTA